A genome region from Colwellia sp. Arc7-D includes the following:
- a CDS encoding tryptophan halogenase family protein has translation MTNKINKVVVLGGGTAGWMSASLIKKLMGKSVDVELVESEDIASVGVGEATIPPIRLFNSVLGINEAEFLRETKATIKLGIKFENWKNTEESYFHTFGAAGKSLPFCHFHHYLKRAQDAGLKDNLWDYDLNYLCATQGKFAQIKSKDPIIDIPYAFHFDAGLYAQFLRKFSEKIGVKRTEGMVENVEQCQKTGNVKSLVLKDGEVIKGDLFIDCSGFRGLLIQQTLNTGYEDWGHWLPCDRAVAVPSKRFAETVPYTRSIAHAGGWQWRIPLQHRNGNGLVYSSKHYSDEQAKALLLGNIESEPLAEPRVIKFTTGRRRKQWHKNVIAIGLSSGFLEPLESTSIHLIQSAIVRLIHMFPQKGISTAQVDEYNRQSKIEYEQIRDFIILHYHVNQRDDSQLWRDLREMDIPESLAEKIKLFKETGKIFREQNDLFNEGSWLQVMLGQGIEPEDYHPLANDMPLEQLNSMLAKIKAIKHEPLTKLPSHDEYLTNFCRL, from the coding sequence ATGACAAATAAAATTAACAAAGTCGTTGTTCTAGGCGGTGGTACTGCAGGTTGGATGTCTGCCTCATTAATTAAAAAGCTCATGGGCAAGTCAGTTGATGTTGAATTGGTCGAGTCAGAAGACATAGCGAGTGTTGGTGTTGGTGAAGCGACTATTCCTCCAATTCGTTTATTTAATAGTGTTCTTGGTATTAATGAAGCTGAATTTTTGCGAGAGACTAAAGCGACTATCAAGCTTGGCATTAAATTCGAAAATTGGAAAAACACCGAAGAAAGTTATTTTCATACTTTTGGTGCCGCAGGAAAAAGTTTACCTTTTTGTCACTTTCATCATTATTTAAAACGTGCACAAGATGCCGGACTAAAAGATAATTTATGGGATTATGACCTGAATTATCTATGTGCAACCCAAGGGAAATTCGCGCAAATAAAGTCCAAAGATCCCATTATTGATATTCCTTACGCTTTTCACTTTGATGCTGGTTTATACGCACAGTTTTTAAGAAAGTTTAGCGAAAAAATTGGTGTTAAACGTACCGAGGGTATGGTTGAAAATGTTGAGCAATGTCAAAAAACGGGTAACGTAAAATCATTAGTACTAAAAGATGGCGAGGTAATTAAAGGTGATTTATTTATTGATTGCTCTGGTTTTCGCGGTCTGCTAATACAGCAAACACTAAATACCGGTTATGAAGATTGGGGGCATTGGCTGCCTTGTGATCGAGCCGTGGCAGTGCCTTCTAAAAGATTTGCTGAAACCGTGCCTTATACTCGCTCAATTGCACATGCAGGTGGGTGGCAATGGCGTATACCGCTGCAACATCGCAATGGTAATGGTCTGGTCTATAGCAGTAAACATTATAGCGATGAACAAGCTAAAGCACTGTTATTAGGCAATATTGAATCAGAGCCCTTAGCTGAGCCTCGCGTGATAAAATTTACCACCGGGCGTCGACGTAAACAGTGGCACAAAAATGTAATCGCTATAGGGCTATCGAGTGGATTTTTAGAGCCGCTTGAGTCAACCAGTATTCATTTGATTCAATCAGCCATTGTTCGTCTGATTCATATGTTCCCACAAAAGGGTATCAGTACAGCTCAAGTTGATGAATATAATCGTCAATCGAAAATAGAGTATGAGCAAATTCGAGACTTTATTATCTTGCATTATCATGTAAACCAAAGAGATGACAGTCAGCTGTGGCGTGATTTACGTGAAATGGACATACCTGAGTCTTTAGCGGAAAAAATTAAACTCTTTAAAGAAACCGGCAAAATATTTCGAGAGCAAAACGACTTGTTTAATGAAGGTTCATGGTTACAAGTGATGTTAGGGCAGGGCATAGAACCAGAAGATTATCATCCTTTGGCGAATGATATGCCGCTTGAGCAGCTCAACTCAATGTTAGCGAAAATTAAAGCTATCAAACATGAGCCGCTAACAAAGCTGCCAAGTCATGATGAATATTTAACTAATTTTTGTCGGTTGTAG